CCTCTTATCTTGTGATTTTTATCACACTATCTATTAAAGGATAAATTACAAGATTATACAACCCCTAAAAGTCCCAGAACGACTGAAAGGAGGATAATTCCTAACATAATCCAGTTAACATTCACGCGTTTATTCCGGATTAAATAAAAAGCTAACAAGGTCACGGCCATGGGCACTAAACCTTTAAAGAGTTGGTCTAAGTATTCTTGAATTAAAATCGGGTCGCCACCGCCGTTAACGGCAACTGACAAGGTAGTCTTAAATTTAACGTGGGAGGCTGTCATCGAGCCCACCATCATCAAACCAAGCATAGAGGAAGCCTTGGTAATGACTTTCATGGCTCCAGATTCATAGACCTTGCGGATAAAGTTGGTCCCTAAGGAATAACCAATATCCAGCATATAGTAATGAATTAAGAAAGCTGGAATGTTATAGAGTAGCAGGAAAATGATAGCTCCTAAAGGTGACCCAGTCGACGCAATGGATATCCCAATTCCTGCGGCAATCACCCGTAAAATCCCCCAGAAGAAGGAATCCCCAATCCCTGAGATTGGTCCCATCAAGGAAGTTTTTACCGCTGTGATGGAGTTAGGGTCAAAGTCATCAGACTCGGCATTGGATCTTTCCATGGCCGCAACAATACCAGTAATCAGATTATTCAAGTGCATGGTGGCATTGTACCACGTGGTATGACGCACCAAGGCATCGGCTTTTTCTTCATCAGTTTTATAGAAACGGTTAATGGCAGGCAAGAGGGTATACAGTAAACCAATGGCATGGTATTGGTAAGCCCCGGTCCGACTCATATTAATGGTCCAAGACCGCCAGAACATTGACCGCAACATCTTTTTATCTTCAATGGCTTCAGGACTTTGTGCCTTTTTTTGACTTAATAATTTCATGAGAAAAAGTCATCCTCCTCTGCTTGATCGGTGTTTGCAACATGATTGCTTGATGCTGCCGCTTGTCTTAGGCTTCTTAATTCATTCAGCTCTAAGTCACGTTGAGCACTGACTAGACAGATCACAAAACCAAGAGCCGCAACGGCAACAGCGGGTAATTTCAAGTAGGCAGTTAGAATAAAACCCAATAGGTAGAAGACAGCTAATTTATTATTCCATAAGAGCTTCATCAAGAGGGCAAAACCAACAGCAGGTAAGAGCCCACCAGCAGCCTTCAAACCATTCATTAAGGCCTCAGGGATATTATTGACTAACTGTTCAATCGGACCACTTCCGGCGAGGACACCGATGAAGGTGATAGAAGCTAAGATGAAGAAGTAGACCAGGAAACTAAAGTAATGTAGGAAAACGATACCTTTTTGGTTATTTTCCCGTGCAAATTTATCAAGTGCTGGAGCAAAGATGTTCATAAAAACGTTCTTCAAAAACATCACCACGAAGGCGGCTAACATACCAATAGGGATCGCTAAGGTAATAGCGGCTTGTTGTTCAACATTAGAAATAATAGCAAAGGTCACTGCCAGGGCAGTCGCGGTTACCGGTTCAGCGGAAATCACCCCACCGATATTCACATTACCCATAAAGACGGCCTCTAAGGCAGCTCCGATTAAGATACCTGTGGTCATGTCTCCCATACATAAACCTGTCACTAGTCCAACCACTAAGGGACGTTCGATCATGGATTGACCCGTCAAATAGGTGACTGAGGAACAGAAGAAGACAACGAAAAAGGCAATTATTGCATAAGTAAGCATCATTCAATTCCTTTCTAAATTTTTATAGACTCGCTAAGGATTCAGCAAGATCTTTCTTAGTATTACTTGGTAAAACTTGGTGGAAACTATCCACTGAAAGTTGAGAAAGCTCTTTAGCCGCTTGTAATTCGGTTGGATTCAACTGCACACTAGAAAATGGCGCCACCTTTTCAGCGGGATCCGTTTGGTCAAAACGACCAACATTAGCCACGTTCACAGCTTCAGTATTCTCAACGGCCTTAGCAATTTGATAAGCATCGGAGACCTTATTGACAATCACGAATAATTTCCGATCAGCGGCTCTAGGGTCTTGGCAAACTTTAATGGCGTCAGCGACTGAACGAATCAACAATTTAGACCCTTCTGGCACAGCCATTTTCAAGGTCATTTGGGTAATTTCATCACTAGCAGCAGCATCATTAGCCACGATAATTAAGGGGGTATTCAATTCCTTGGTCCACACTACAGCCACTTGGCCATGGATTAAGCGGTCATCGACACGAATTTGGGTAATCATTGTAAAAATCTCCATTCTATTGACTTAAGCAAAGAAGTCTTCATCGGACTCCTCAACCTCTAACTGAACTAATTTAACGGCACTTTCTTCGATCTCGGCTTGTAAGCTGGCTTCGCTCAGCTCATCAGGTGAGAGTAAGACACTCAGGATCACTCCCAGGTTAGCATTACTGATCACAAAAACTTGCTTAGCCTTATCACTGTGTAAACACCTGGAAACGATCCGTTGGTTAACCGAACCGCCAAAGATATCGGTAAAGATAATGCCTTGGTCTTCAGCCTCAATATCGGCTAAGAATTGGTCAATTTGACTGGTATAATCTTCATCCGTGACATAGGCATCAATCACTTGGACTTGGTCTTCTAGACCAGTAAGGATCTTGATTGACGATTTAAAGCCAGATGCCAAGTGTCCGTGAGAAGCAATTAATATTTTCTTAGTCATCAACTGACCTCCTTTCTCAATCTCTTACTCTATATATAGCAATTTATATGCCAAAACTTTCCTGATATAATAGTAAACAAAGATTATTCTAGTGTTCATAATAACTTATTAGTGTTTAAGGAGTTCTTTTATGGCTATCAATTACCGTACCCAGCAAAAGATTAAGGAAAAATTATCCCCCTATGTCAAAACTCAATTGGTCCATGCCAGCCGACTCTTACAAAAGAACCAGGTCGACTTAGCCACTGAACTCAAGAACTACTATGAAAGCAATCCCTTTATCGAGATCAGTGAAAATCAACAAGTCCAAGCCTCCTTTACTCATGAGGCGAGTGACTATTCCTTAGCAGACACTTTGGCCGATCCCAATGCTTTATCCTTGGATGAGTACCTGATTCAGCAAGTCAAAGAGAAGTCTTTATCTGCTTATGAAAAAAGACAAGTTGCTTATTTAATCGGTCAACTGGATCAAGACGGTTACTACCGTAAGGAGGACCAGGTCACCCGCCAACTCTTTGCTTGGCGTCAAGAAGAATTAGAGACTTATTTAAGTATTCTGCAAAGCCTGGACCCCAAAGGCATCGGCGCTCGTAATTTACAAGAGTGTCTAGCTTTACAGGCCAGAGCGCTTCCTGACGGGCAATTCGTGGAAGCCTTAATCTATGATCACTTAGAAGACCTGGCCCAGGGAAACTTTGACAAAATCGCTCAGCAAGAAAGCATCCCTTTAGACCGGGTAAAGTCGGGCTTTATCCAGATTCAAAGCCTGGAACCCCGGCCAGCTCGTAATTTTTCTCTTGAAATACCTGCCTACACCCTGCCCGATATTATTGTCAAAACAGAAAATGGAGACCTAAGCCTTCAAGTATCTAAAGACTATCTCCCCAAAATAAGTTTTAATCAAAATTATTAC
The nucleotide sequence above comes from Aerococcus urinae. Encoded proteins:
- the rpoN gene encoding RNA polymerase factor sigma-54, producing MAINYRTQQKIKEKLSPYVKTQLVHASRLLQKNQVDLATELKNYYESNPFIEISENQQVQASFTHEASDYSLADTLADPNALSLDEYLIQQVKEKSLSAYEKRQVAYLIGQLDQDGYYRKEDQVTRQLFAWRQEELETYLSILQSLDPKGIGARNLQECLALQARALPDGQFVEALIYDHLEDLAQGNFDKIAQQESIPLDRVKSGFIQIQSLEPRPARNFSLEIPAYTLPDIIVKTENGDLSLQVSKDYLPKISFNQNYYQALQSQSPDAETLAYLKEKKREFDWLVFSLKKRDQLLLKISQYLVHYQAAYLNQQGNQLCPLSQKDLAQALDYDESTISRAIMDKYLQYNQRILSFHDLLAKKVSANGESLTRKQAETFIRQIIDQEYSHHPLSDQAISDHLALHNYYLARRTVAKYRQAMGIPGARSRKRQKLAQKNKKRG
- a CDS encoding PTS system mannose/fructose/sorbose family transporter subunit IID codes for the protein MKLLSQKKAQSPEAIEDKKMLRSMFWRSWTINMSRTGAYQYHAIGLLYTLLPAINRFYKTDEEKADALVRHTTWYNATMHLNNLITGIVAAMERSNAESDDFDPNSITAVKTSLMGPISGIGDSFFWGILRVIAAGIGISIASTGSPLGAIIFLLLYNIPAFLIHYYMLDIGYSLGTNFIRKVYESGAMKVITKASSMLGLMMVGSMTASHVKFKTTLSVAVNGGGDPILIQEYLDQLFKGLVPMAVTLLAFYLIRNKRVNVNWIMLGIILLSVVLGLLGVV
- a CDS encoding PTS sugar transporter subunit IIA gives rise to the protein MTKKILIASHGHLASGFKSSIKILTGLEDQVQVIDAYVTDEDYTSQIDQFLADIEAEDQGIIFTDIFGGSVNQRIVSRCLHSDKAKQVFVISNANLGVILSVLLSPDELSEASLQAEIEESAVKLVQLEVEESDEDFFA
- a CDS encoding PTS mannose/fructose/sorbose/N-acetylgalactosamine transporter subunit IIC → MLTYAIIAFFVVFFCSSVTYLTGQSMIERPLVVGLVTGLCMGDMTTGILIGAALEAVFMGNVNIGGVISAEPVTATALAVTFAIISNVEQQAAITLAIPIGMLAAFVVMFLKNVFMNIFAPALDKFARENNQKGIVFLHYFSFLVYFFILASITFIGVLAGSGPIEQLVNNIPEALMNGLKAAGGLLPAVGFALLMKLLWNNKLAVFYLLGFILTAYLKLPAVAVAALGFVICLVSAQRDLELNELRSLRQAAASSNHVANTDQAEEDDFFS
- a CDS encoding PTS system mannose/fructose/N-acetylgalactosamine-transporter subunit IIB, encoding MITQIRVDDRLIHGQVAVVWTKELNTPLIIVANDAAASDEITQMTLKMAVPEGSKLLIRSVADAIKVCQDPRAADRKLFVIVNKVSDAYQIAKAVENTEAVNVANVGRFDQTDPAEKVAPFSSVQLNPTELQAAKELSQLSVDSFHQVLPSNTKKDLAESLASL